The nucleotide sequence GACCTAACTGAGTATAAAGATACAAAGTCACCTGGAGATACGGTTAAGCTGGAAGTTTATAAGTATGCTACGGGCAAGACTGAGTCTGTTTCAGTAGTTTTGAGCGAGCAGATTCCTGAATAATATACTGTTATCAAATTCGGTTAACGGAGAAATCGTAATCCGATTATATATACGGCAGGATGGCGCGGCGGAAGCGGTGCCGTTTCTGCCGTATACTTGTCTGTTAATTGAATTATGTAGTATTGTATATAAAAGATAGATTGTCAAATAGATTATTGGACATAATTGTTTATTGATTTTAATGCAAACTGAGTGTATAATGGTATTTGAATTGAATAAGAATAAAAAATTTTTTTGAAAGCAGGATGTTTATATGGTCAATGCTGATAACAATCTTTACAATGAGTTTTTGGAAATTGTTGAGGATTTGATTTATACACCCGAGTTTAGAAAATTAGACGAGTGCAGTCATCATTACGGCGTTAGCAGGATGCAGCACTGTATAAATGTAGCATATTATAGTTTTGTTGTTTGCAAGAAGTTAAAGCTTGATTACGTTGCCGCTGCCAGGGCAGGATTGCTTCATGATTTGTTTTACTACGATTGGCAGGGGTCGGGGCTCGGAGTTGCAAAACATGCGTTTCTGCACTCCAGTATCGCTCTTGAAAATGCGGAGCAGTTAACAGAGTTATCACCGCTTGAACGCGATATAATTAAAAATCACATGTGGCTGTGCGGCAAGATGTGGCCCCGTCACAGAGAGAGTTATATTGTTTCGGTGGCTGACAAGGTTTGCGCGGTATGGGAAGCCGGATATGGAGTTAAGCGCAAGGTAGCCTGCGTTATGGCTGAGTAAGAAATATGGTTAAGGAAGATTTAAATCAAAAGAGACATGAAATTCAGAAAGAAGAACTTGAGATTTATAACTTAAATGAAAAGATAGTAGATAAAATGTCGGGCTCGGATTCTGAAAATATTAAAAAGAAATTTTTGGTTTACCAGGTATTATTTTGTCTGATGGCAGTTTTCAGCTTTTTGATATTAATAAATCAGTTTCTTGGAAATATAAGTTACATAAAGCAGCCCGTGTGGCTGATAATTGAAGCGGCTTTATGGCTGATTTTTCTCGCTGATTATATTGTTCGGCTGGTGATTTCCGATGACAAAAAGCAGTTTTTTACACGGAATATATTAGATTTTTTGGCTGTTCTGCCTTTGCCCGGGTTTAGAGTTTTCAGGATTTTCACTCTGTTCAGGATGATGTTTGCCGTGAAAAGGGTGCTTAGAGCAGTACACATAGTTATGAATTCAAACGGATTTTTATATCTTTTAGGGGCAGTTGTGGTGTGGATGCTGATAGGCTCCGCATTTTTGTATCATTTTGAAAACGGTATAACGATGAATTCATACTTTGACGCGTTATGGTGCAGTATTGTGACGGTATGTACTGTCGGATACGGCGACGTGGCGCCCATAACTGCAGGAGGAAGAGTTGTTGCAGTGCTGTTGATGATGACAGGTATAGGAAGTATAGGAATGGTGACCAGCAACATTACAGCATATTTTGTTGTCAGGGCAAAGAAACGCCGTGTAGTGATTGACAAAAATCAAATTTTAGATTTAAGCATGGTATCAAAGGAAAAATATGAAAAGATTGCCGATTACGCAAAATATGTTCTGCAGCAGGATAATAAAGATATAGATTAGAAAAATATAAAATTAAGTTATGAGAGGAGAAAAACTTATGAAAAAGTTAATGGCAATAGTGCTGACAGGAGTTTTAGCGGTGAGCGTTTTGGCTGCCTGTGGAAACACGGATAAGGATAATGCTGAACCAACCAAAGCGCCTGTATCAAACTCTGTAAAATCTGAAGAGGATAAGGCAACTGCAAAGCCCGACACTGATAAGAAAACAGATTCAGACAAGGACAGCAGTTCGGAGGAAGGAAATACTTCCGGTGACAAAGATGATGTTAAGGCAAAAGCCGGAGACAAAGAAGATGCGGACGCAACAGCCCCCCCTAAACTTCAGACAGCAGATGAAGCCGCTAACGACACTACTACTATTGATAAAGAGATAGCGGATATTGAACAGCTGATTATTGACGGAAACTATGACGATGCGTTAATGCAGATTAAGGCTCTTAACACAAAAAATCTAACTGACGCGGAAAAAGAGAAAGTTCAGGAGTATTACGAGAAAATAGAAGATTATATTTCA is from Monoglobus pectinilyticus and encodes:
- a CDS encoding potassium channel family protein; the encoded protein is MVKEDLNQKRHEIQKEELEIYNLNEKIVDKMSGSDSENIKKKFLVYQVLFCLMAVFSFLILINQFLGNISYIKQPVWLIIEAALWLIFLADYIVRLVISDDKKQFFTRNILDFLAVLPLPGFRVFRIFTLFRMMFAVKRVLRAVHIVMNSNGFLYLLGAVVVWMLIGSAFLYHFENGITMNSYFDALWCSIVTVCTVGYGDVAPITAGGRVVAVLLMMTGIGSIGMVTSNITAYFVVRAKKRRVVIDKNQILDLSMVSKEKYEKIADYAKYVLQQDNKDID
- a CDS encoding HD domain-containing protein, with the protein product MVNADNNLYNEFLEIVEDLIYTPEFRKLDECSHHYGVSRMQHCINVAYYSFVVCKKLKLDYVAAARAGLLHDLFYYDWQGSGLGVAKHAFLHSSIALENAEQLTELSPLERDIIKNHMWLCGKMWPRHRESYIVSVADKVCAVWEAGYGVKRKVACVMAE